A window of the Vespula vulgaris chromosome 6, iyVesVulg1.1, whole genome shotgun sequence genome harbors these coding sequences:
- the LOC127064577 gene encoding uncharacterized protein LOC127064577 isoform X1, with amino-acid sequence MATGNNRDKITSNTDEEGIPYDDPRFVEILEACLHVEIAAYKESYGKTQAEIRKIKRNVLMKLEKRKELKKKIEDAEDVISMSNVTLKRLREEVRGTKQRIEMIEANADDRSKLMSYEMQRYREILGEYRRTWQSYQAEYENFPLAKKRKETEIDLKKVSIEKMVLEFKLNELEKKFERKREIDEIRTRLKIIELAKAMVCNEKLERKLVDLRSEIDCCKRQLHSRELELKSLQRQEEEDRKERAVKLLEMPPPKINLSRVRLNYPRKWQELELRKELPPIDSGTRFFCFLYVRPYHVSIVARATEIIRLLDSMSVNTIALEEMCIRDDTSEGTSNREAAVAVSTSDPKRSTNLLSDYETKEKDTRDAKSAESFALATSLQKTHSKKSLSFSSNAESIAKRTSLEGRDEQKRSTMRAEEERAIDCESKRMKFVRNDEKDVEDFELPQTSKRSPPRYPRVRKIERVQYGVTPLTIRKNVLDASKSFVSNNFDCETNASRATSFALNEALMVKDLDDSRSALLSMYDDNSRNFELSDRANASNMANTDINMESVDENCEKIDRKEDEKEASPQVTPRFDFSDLLKLKTDNNFRIF; translated from the exons ATGGCAACGGGAAATAATCGCGATAAG ATCACGAGTAACACGGACGAGGAAGGAATACCTTACGACGATCCACGCTTCGTCGAAATTCTGGAAGCTTGCCTGCACGTGGAAATTGCCGCCTATAAAGAATCATACGGca AAACTCAGGCTGAaataaggaagataaaaagaaacgttctAATGAAgctcgagaagagaaaggagcttaagaagaagatagaagatgcGGAAGACGTAATATCGATGTCGAACGTCACTTTAAAAAG GTTGCGGGAAGAGGTGAGAGGAACGAAGCAAAGGATCGAAATGATCGAAGCGAACGCGgacgatcgttcgaaattaATGTCGTACGAGATGCAACGATATCGAGAGATTCTAGGCGAATACCGGAGAACTTGGCAATCCTATCAG GCCGAATACGAGAATTTTCCGTTGgctaagaaacgaaaggaaacggAGATCGACTTGAAGAAGGTTTCCATCGAGAAGATGGTGCTGGAGTTTAAGCTTAACGAGCTGGAGAAAAAATTCGAgcggaagagagagatcgatgaGATAAGGacgagattaaaaataatagaattagcCAAAGCGATGGTGTGTAACGAGAAATTGGAGCGAAAATTGGTCGACCTGAGGAGCGAAATCGACTGTTGCAAGCGGCAACTACATTCGAGGGAACTAGAG TTAAAATCGTTGCAAAGACAAGAAGAGGAGGATAGGAAGGAACGAGCGGTGAAACTGTTGGAGATGCCACCGCCGAAGATAAATTTGTCACGAGTACGATTAAATTATCCGCGCAAGTGGCAAGAGTTGGAGCTCAGAAAAGAATTGCCGCCGATCGATTCCGGTACTCGATTCTTCTGCTTCCTATACGTTCGCCCGTACCACGTATCGATCGTCGCGCGAGCGACTGAAATAATTCGTCTTTTAGATTCGATGTCGGTTAACACGATCGCTTTGGAGGAGATGTGCATAAGGGACGATACTTCCGAAGGGACGTCCAACAGGGAGGCTGCCGTTGCCGTTTCGACGAGCGATCCGAAACGATCGACGAATCTTCTCTCCGACTACgagacgaaggaaaaagatacgCGCGATGCGAAGAGCGCGGAGAGTTTCGCGCTAGCAACGTCTTTGCAAAAGACGCACAGCAAGAAGTCATTGTCCTTTTCGAGCAACGCCGAATCGATCGCGAAACGAACGAGCCTCGAGGGAAGGGACGAGCAGAAGCGATCTACGATGCGCGCGGAGGAAGAACGTGCGATCGACTGCGAGTCGAAGAGAatgaaattcgttcgaaacgaCGAAAAGGACGTCGAAGATTTCGAATTGCCGCAAACTTCGAAAAGGTCTCCTCCTCGCTACCCACGGGTCAGAAAGATCGAGAGAGTGCAGTACGGCGTCACGCCTTTGACGATACGCAAAAACGTGCTCGACGCCtcgaaatcgttcgtttcgaaTAACTTCGATTGCGAGACGAACGCGAGTCGTGCGACGTCTTTCGCGTTGAACGAAGCGCTGATGGTCAAAG ATTTGGACGACTCGAGATCGGCCCTGCTTTCCATGTACGATGACAATTCGAGGAACTTTGAATTATCCGATCGCGCGAATGCTTCGAACATGGCCAACACGGATATAAATATGGAATCCGTCGATGAGAATTGCGAGAAGATCGATCGCAAGGAGGACGAGAAGGAAGCGTCGCCGCAAGTAACTCCTC GTTTCGATTTCTCCGATCTGCTCAAACTGAAGaccgataataattttcgcaTCTTTTAA
- the LOC127064577 gene encoding centrosomal protein of 135 kDa-like isoform X2: MATGNNRDKITSNTDEEGIPYDDPRFVEILEACLHVEIAAYKESYGKTQAEIRKIKRNVLMKLEKRKELKKKIEDAEDVISMSNVTLKRLREEVRGTKQRIEMIEANADDRSKLMSYEMQRYREILGEYRRTWQSYQAEYENFPLAKKRKETEIDLKKVSIEKMVLEFKLNELEKKFERKREIDEIRTRLKIIELAKAMVCNEKLERKLVDLRSEIDCCKRQLHSRELELKSLQRQEEEDRKERAVKLLEMPPPKINLSRVRLNYPRKWQELELRKELPPIDSDSMSVNTIALEEMCIRDDTSEGTSNREAAVAVSTSDPKRSTNLLSDYETKEKDTRDAKSAESFALATSLQKTHSKKSLSFSSNAESIAKRTSLEGRDEQKRSTMRAEEERAIDCESKRMKFVRNDEKDVEDFELPQTSKRSPPRYPRVRKIERVQYGVTPLTIRKNVLDASKSFVSNNFDCETNASRATSFALNEALMVKDLDDSRSALLSMYDDNSRNFELSDRANASNMANTDINMESVDENCEKIDRKEDEKEASPQVTPRFDFSDLLKLKTDNNFRIF; this comes from the exons ATGGCAACGGGAAATAATCGCGATAAG ATCACGAGTAACACGGACGAGGAAGGAATACCTTACGACGATCCACGCTTCGTCGAAATTCTGGAAGCTTGCCTGCACGTGGAAATTGCCGCCTATAAAGAATCATACGGca AAACTCAGGCTGAaataaggaagataaaaagaaacgttctAATGAAgctcgagaagagaaaggagcttaagaagaagatagaagatgcGGAAGACGTAATATCGATGTCGAACGTCACTTTAAAAAG GTTGCGGGAAGAGGTGAGAGGAACGAAGCAAAGGATCGAAATGATCGAAGCGAACGCGgacgatcgttcgaaattaATGTCGTACGAGATGCAACGATATCGAGAGATTCTAGGCGAATACCGGAGAACTTGGCAATCCTATCAG GCCGAATACGAGAATTTTCCGTTGgctaagaaacgaaaggaaacggAGATCGACTTGAAGAAGGTTTCCATCGAGAAGATGGTGCTGGAGTTTAAGCTTAACGAGCTGGAGAAAAAATTCGAgcggaagagagagatcgatgaGATAAGGacgagattaaaaataatagaattagcCAAAGCGATGGTGTGTAACGAGAAATTGGAGCGAAAATTGGTCGACCTGAGGAGCGAAATCGACTGTTGCAAGCGGCAACTACATTCGAGGGAACTAGAG TTAAAATCGTTGCAAAGACAAGAAGAGGAGGATAGGAAGGAACGAGCGGTGAAACTGTTGGAGATGCCACCGCCGAAGATAAATTTGTCACGAGTACGATTAAATTATCCGCGCAAGTGGCAAGAGTTGGAGCTCAGAAAAGAATTGCCGCCGATCGATTCCG ATTCGATGTCGGTTAACACGATCGCTTTGGAGGAGATGTGCATAAGGGACGATACTTCCGAAGGGACGTCCAACAGGGAGGCTGCCGTTGCCGTTTCGACGAGCGATCCGAAACGATCGACGAATCTTCTCTCCGACTACgagacgaaggaaaaagatacgCGCGATGCGAAGAGCGCGGAGAGTTTCGCGCTAGCAACGTCTTTGCAAAAGACGCACAGCAAGAAGTCATTGTCCTTTTCGAGCAACGCCGAATCGATCGCGAAACGAACGAGCCTCGAGGGAAGGGACGAGCAGAAGCGATCTACGATGCGCGCGGAGGAAGAACGTGCGATCGACTGCGAGTCGAAGAGAatgaaattcgttcgaaacgaCGAAAAGGACGTCGAAGATTTCGAATTGCCGCAAACTTCGAAAAGGTCTCCTCCTCGCTACCCACGGGTCAGAAAGATCGAGAGAGTGCAGTACGGCGTCACGCCTTTGACGATACGCAAAAACGTGCTCGACGCCtcgaaatcgttcgtttcgaaTAACTTCGATTGCGAGACGAACGCGAGTCGTGCGACGTCTTTCGCGTTGAACGAAGCGCTGATGGTCAAAG ATTTGGACGACTCGAGATCGGCCCTGCTTTCCATGTACGATGACAATTCGAGGAACTTTGAATTATCCGATCGCGCGAATGCTTCGAACATGGCCAACACGGATATAAATATGGAATCCGTCGATGAGAATTGCGAGAAGATCGATCGCAAGGAGGACGAGAAGGAAGCGTCGCCGCAAGTAACTCCTC GTTTCGATTTCTCCGATCTGCTCAAACTGAAGaccgataataattttcgcaTCTTTTAA